Proteins encoded within one genomic window of Procambarus clarkii isolate CNS0578487 chromosome 31, FALCON_Pclarkii_2.0, whole genome shotgun sequence:
- the LOC138370225 gene encoding homeotic protein spalt-major-like, with the protein MPPYFCRGETGRNISHIACVLGGSDNMTVAMASSKAEVLETDFVTSTKRGSPTDDTRDLDTSVKTPPASNSDDDKVATAPDATGDARESGRRRSLTPSMDTQPTDLSIKKYNPTQNAATTTTNNNSNHHNNNNSLLEMQHPNQRLNQSGIPITTTTTTTNHYHQQHRISSLPPPLPIKSSFSITNLLRPPKTREAPEDLSRTGKNSVPPAAEVPPLRLLSSEVKPHATKRKIDEVETEIDVEEEEEVDDEEEEDAEEKECEGGEDDEEEEEDVVGDCRISETLLDDGSKEYELQSFSYREWEPPLTEGVRSTRSHEK; encoded by the exons ATGCCCCCGTATTTCTGCCGTGGCGAGACAGGGAGGAATATTAGCCACATTGCTTGTGTTCTCGGGGGTTCGGACAACATGACAGTGGCCATGGCTTCCTCTAAGGCGGAAGTGCTTGAGACGGACTTCGTGACGAGTACGAAGCGTGGGTCGCCGACAGACGACACCAGGGACTTGGACACGAGTGTCAAGACGCCACCGGCAAGCAACTCAGATGATGACAAAGTTGCGACAGCGCCAGACGCGACAGGCGATGCACGGGAGAGTGGGAGAAGGAGAAGTTTAACCCCATCGATGGACACGCAACCGACAGACCTCAGCATCAAGAAATACAACCCGACCCAaaatgccgccaccaccaccactaacaacaacagcaaccatcacaacaacaacaacagtcttcTCGAGATGCAGCATCCCAATCAGAGGCTGAATCAAAGTGGCatcccaatcaccaccaccaccaccactaccaaccactaccaccaacagcaccGAATCAGCAGCCTACCTCCGCCTCTACCCATCAAGAGTTCCTTCTCAATCACTAACCTCCTCAGACCACCTAAGACCAGAGAAGCACCAGAAGACCTCAGCAGAACCGGAAAGAATTCCGTCCCGCCTGCGGCAGAAGTCCCTCCTCTTAGATTGCTGTCGTCAGAAGTCAAGCCCCACGCCACCAAGAGGAAGATAGATGAGGTAGAGACCGAGATCgatgttgaggaggaggaggaggtggatgatgaggaggaggaggacgcggaAGAGAAGGAATGCGAAGGAGGGGAAGacgatgaggaggaggaagaggacgttGTGGGAGATTGCAGAATCAGCGAGACGCTCCTCGACGACGGGTCCAAAG AGTACGAATTGCAGTCGTTTTCCTATCGTGAATGGGAGCCACCACTGACGGAGGGCGTACGATCCACACGCTCTCACGAGAAGTAA